Part of the Uloborus diversus isolate 005 chromosome 9, Udiv.v.3.1, whole genome shotgun sequence genome is shown below.
TGTGTTTTATTGTTAAGGCCGTGCATCTTGAAATAGTAAGCGACCTAAGTACTGAAGCGTGCCTTTCAGCTTTGAAGAGATTCATCGCTCGCAGAGGAAAACCTCTGGAAATATACAGTGACTGTGGAACCAACTACATCGGTGCGAAAAATTATTGGAAAGCGTGTTCAAGAGATCTTGGTCAATATCTAGCCGATGAAGGTGTGTCGTGGAAGCTGAACATTCCATCAGCTCCCCATTATGGTGGCCTCTGGGAAGCCGCAGTAAAAGCGATGAAATTTCACTTGCGAAGAGTAATGAAATCACAGATACTAACTGTTGAGGAGTTTTCTACTGTCTTAGCTGAAGTAGAAGCAGCGCTGAATTCCAGACCACTTGTTTCTGCATCAGATTGTGCTGATGACTATTGTGTTCTAACACCTGGTCATTTTCTCATTGGCTCGGAGTTAAAGAGCGTACCTGAGCCTGATGTtaccaatgagaaaattagcATTGGTGAAAGATATAAACTAACATCACAAATTTCACAATCCTTCTGGAAAGCATGGTCGAAGGACTATTTAACGCAGTTGCAAGTGCGCAACAAATGGAAAACCCCATGCGTGGATTTGTGCTGCAATGACATAGTGTTAATCAAGGACGAGAATTCGCCACCCCTCAAATGGAGGATGGCAAGAGTAACTGAAACTATTGACAGCAGTGACAGCAGAGTACGTGCTGTAACTTTAAAAACATCGACAGGTGAATTGAGAAGACCAATTCACAAATTGGTTAAACTTCCTATTGAACATAAATGATTCAATGtgcatttcattttataatttttatttaaaaataattttcatgtcaAAGGTAACTTAAATTCTACATTTTTAAGGTGAATTAGTGTTATTATGGTTTTTATGTTCAATCTAGTGTATTTTGTATCATTGTAATGTTAATGTGTATAAGCTTGGATGACATGGTCATCGGGGCCCCAGTGTGTTAGCGAGAATCTTGAAGAGAACGAGGGTCTTTAAGGGGAAAGAGGGCGTGGCTACAGGCCAGCTGCTTAATATCATCTAACTTGTATATAGTTCTGTGTCCGTCCGTGTCTGTAAGTAGTTGTAGTGAATAAAACGATGTGAAAGGCAGTGGAGTTGTGTTCTTTGTGCTCTTGTATTAATATGGTATCAACGAATTTAGCGGATtcatttttttgtgaacaaatatcgtaggatttatgttttaattattgattaaaattagtGCCGATTTAATGCAAAAGTGCATCTAAAGAAAGAACTTAACATCACTTGACAATGCAAAAAGGATGTACGACTGAAAAGTGTctatgacagtttttttttataatcatttcATTAAATACAGCTACTAATATCTAATGCTTAAAGAAACTATAGGAACTAATTTaagccaaataaaataaatgaacaatgatcaaataagctttgtgctacagtATGATTCAAgcgaaaaaccaacgtaaataaagcacaaattcaaGAAAATAGAGCATACGGCtctttcaaggctacaatggagtctTCAGTGCCGGAAAACTATCCACACAACCAGAAAGATGCAAGAGAATTGAACGAAGTCACACGGACACCGGAATTTATACCAAACGGGTCAACCAACAGGAATTCGCAACAAGACACtacaaccaaccaattaaacTACAAGTCAACCAATGGGAGACTagtaagagaggggggggggggacaaggaaTCAGAATCCAGGAAACAGTGGGAAAAACGCAAAAGCGATTATAAAACTTGCAAACATTGGAAAATATGGAGTACCGCAAAAATCATGGACTAgagaatggaatttttttttccatgtatagTAAGCTTCCAAAAGATAGAGGTCATAGACCAAATACCATTTGCAAATAATTCTGGCAGATGAAAAATAAACAGTAGCCAGAAGTCCAGCAATGCCGAGCGAtagaagaacgagcaagttctttatgtttaacataattttcatgctctttcagacggtgcttgagaacACGTTTAGTCTGACCAATGTAATCgagtccacacttgcaggagatgctataaatacccCAGTTGGTATGGTAATCAATGGGATGCTTCAAGTTCGTAAACTTAATCTTATTTACAAGAGAAAAAGCAGTATCGAAACTAAACTTCTTCGAAACTTTTGCAGATTGATGACAGACTTTTGGATAAGGCAAAACAATAATATAGTCAGTTTTGAAAGCAGAAACCTTGCCAGAATTAGAGGGCTTATTTAGCTCATTGTAAATCGAATTAACAATGCTTggagaataaccacgatcgaaagccattaaaagataagaaaactcagcatttaaagaattggaaGAACAGATGTTCAAAGCACGAACACAAAAGCCTTAAATAAGGCCAACATTTGGTTTGAAGGAAGAGAAGAGcatttgtgaggaggtagtgtaacagcaaaaggcTTACGAAACACTGTAGTCAAAAATTCGCTATTACTTATAGTGAAAGACTTCCAAAAGAGAAAGAACTATCAGTTCACATTTCAAAAGTGAATTGGATGCAAGGATCGATGGAATTAAGACTAGAGAGTAACAGTTCATTATCAACATGTTTTTGATAGAGCAAAACAAAGCACTCATTAACAAAAAGGTCATAGAACTTAAACGTTATGACTTCAAAACGTTTAGtctcaaaatagtgcatataaatgtCCCTTAAAATAGGGTTCAAAAGATTTCCCATTGCTAAACCTTCAGGCATGCGAAAGTAAGCACCATCGAATACAAAACGACTCTGCTCAAGAGAAGCAAGAGTTAGAGAAACAGGTTCATCAATCTCAAAACTGGAAAAATGATTCTCTTTGAGTCTTAATGAGACAATACTACTATCCCAATAACCGGTACATTGTTAAAAAGTGATTTCACGTCCAAAGAAGCTACCGTTAAGCCATGAGGCTTAAAGTAATTTAACTTCTGAAGAAAATCAACAGAATTTATGACAGTGAAACTGCTGGTAAAAATAAATACTCAGCTATTTGTATGAAGCTGTTTCAATATTTGAAACAATAGGCCTAAGAGGTACGTTGGGTTTATGAATCTTTGGTAAGCTTAAAACCTGGCATTATTGCACGacattgtgttttatttacgttgattttgcacttgaattgtacaaaatagttcaaaaaactaaAGAAACTCTTTTTTGCAGTAATATAAACTAAAAACAGAATAAAGTTTAAGCCTAAAATCGCAAAACGCAAACTCAATAATCGATAGCAGTTTATTAAttctattaaatttataaaaagaataaatttggaATACAACTATCGCAAATAATTTAGATTAGTGCCAAACATTATTTAGGTACTTCAAACAAATATTAGAATCCAAAAATAGGTAATTTCTGTACTAAAATAGATTTGCTGAATATCATTTCAGAGAAGTTGTAAAGATTAAGTATCTAGTTTCAGGGCTTCAACAaactttttttccacttttttgacAGCTTAGTTTTTACACGCGGAAATAACAAGTAAGAAAACCGTTCATGCATCggcgaagaaaaataaagaatttatttgaaaagCGAACAATTTACAAACATAATCAAGTACAGAATGGTTTGTAAGTTTTAGCACCCCCGCTTTACTTTCAACTTTATGCCATAGttatggttgaatgtttgtttttaaaagttaccTTGAAGCCTTAAGAGTCAATCAGTAAAATCACCATCCATGTCCTAAAAGAACCTAATTTTGCGCCATGTTCTTGCAGATGTTTTTCGGATCATCAGGAACTCGGAACTTTTCTGCCGCCAAACATACGAGAACATGGCACAGAATCCGGGTCTGATTAACGCACAAAACGCCTGGGCcccgagttttcaaaaatttaaggcTATAAATATTAGTCAAATAacgcatttttaagaaaataaaacaatgtttaattgattaaaaaaaatttttttttatactttgttATTTCTCTTAGTTTTATATGAATAAGAAAGCTTTAGTTTGAGAATTTCATGCAAAGTTATACATAATTTCTAGATTTTTTCCCACATAAACTTACAAATGAAGCTTAAAATATTCTAAACACAGAATTGTTGGGAAaatggtcgtttttttttttaaatatttgaggactaatttatcaaaagggaacatatccattttctaaaaatgttcaggctgtgagaaaaacgaattatgGCAAGAGctaaatagttttatcaacttctctgggtgTAGAATTGAGCAcgaaagcacagcaaatcatggcccagagtaagaaatgtttgtgtaaaaaaaaccaAGGAGATattgccatcttaattttggatatgcgccattttgaacgaaaacctaaaTGTTGATTATTCCAATTTCATcaaaaccctaatatttcaccttctcatattcacTTAGCgtagtacatgaacctaaaagtagtggattcaaatttgaggattttcgacatatttttccttgaatctaaaagtcttcgttacacagattctttcaggatatgtccttttttgttcaaaagaaaacgtgcagaggacggatttgttaccttttgatcaaaacgCTACACTTTGCCCTTAAATAAAATAAGgttttccacgtttggacttcttgagagtaaatGATTTGATAAATGTCATCTGAAACATTtagaaaatataaagttttttttctttctaaaaagcGGATTATGttctcttttgataaattactccttaTTTGTGTGCAAGAGGGCAGGAGGAGACATCCTCCTCACTATATAATCTAGCTATAaaagcattaatttatataatgGAAATAAAAAGAACTACGTCGGGGCTATAAGCATGAGCAAATTGCGCGAGTGCACACTGCACAGGGcctgcctatatatatatatatatatatatatatatatatatatatatatatatatatatatatatatatatatatatatcgacaCGGCGAAAaggttaaacattattttgctttgATGTTAAGTGATAGAATAAAGGAAGGGGCAAAGTTTTCCGGCCCTTAATTTTAATTGGTCGGACCCTGCACAGAGTTTAACAGTGTCACGACATGGATGGTGTTCTACCATTTTTTATGACTTAAGGATTCAAAGTAACTGTGTATAAGAAGCATTCAACCTCAACCGACATAATGTTGTAAATAAAGCAGGGGTACTCACTCCCACTTATGAACCACCCTGTATTCCGGGCTTCTAACACCATCGAAACGTCTTTTTACATAGTGGtacaaagaaaattgaaaatttattgcattaaaaattctagataatttttttttacaatactagtcggactgtaaaattttaaggcaatgaataaattcataaaaacgaaaaatggcAAAATGGGACACAGCTACTACTGATTTTTCAGTATAATTTGTTGAGAAACGCTTCCCCTGATTAATTAAGAGTGAGGAAAATATCAGGGATTCCAAAATATCTTCAGGATCTATAATCAAATGCTTTgcctttaaatatttgaacttttaaagcaaatgccaaaactgagaaaaaaaagatACACCGGAAAATTCCCATGCAAAACAATATGTTGAACtaataaatttttcttgaaaaactcTAAGATTATAGATCATACTCAAATATAAAAGAACATACCTCTAACATGGTGAAGTTTCAACCGGGGGATCAGAAAGGTATGAAGACGTTCCTTCAGCTGCtaaggaaaaaatattagaaaaaaaatacatatacataaaaaaataatttttttattttttgtctactTTCAAAGCGAACGTCAAGAGATTTCTAAGTCTAATGTGAAACTGGGGAACTGTATCGCATaatcaaaaaaaagtttgacatttatAACACGTAATGACGAAAACTCAAATTCAGAAGGAAGCTTTTTATTACATTAGGAATgataccttgattttttttttgaaattgtacttGAAACTTACGAAAATGTTAAATTCTTCTTCCCACGAAAAACCTGCAATAGTAAAAGTGCAACAAATATATAAATGCGATATAGTGTACCTAAAATGCTAAGGTATCATCTTTTGTAAGAAGTGATCGGCCATCCATTCACTTTGGCGGCTAAATTCTAAATTGTAGTCCACTGAGTAAACCTTACCTTAATGTTCTCTATTTaagctgtttttaatttaaacaaaattgttaCACAATTTAACCATAAACATAGCCTAACTTTTGTTACGACACTTTATGATAGCAAAAGCATCTCAGTTTTGCTAAAAacgaagttaaagaaaaaaacgcGCTCTTAACTACCATTGAAGCAAGAAATCTATCAGACCAATTCTTCGATTCATTTAAGAAACAAGTTTTTAA
Proteins encoded:
- the LOC129229816 gene encoding uncharacterized protein LOC129229816, which produces MANLPSARVNTGRAFLKCGTDFAGPFLVTPRRGRGVKALKMYVCIFVCFIVKAVHLEIVSDLSTEACLSALKRFIARRGKPLEIYSDCGTNYIGAKNYWKACSRDLGQYLADEGVSWKLNIPSAPHYGGLWEAAVKAMKFHLRRVMKSQILTVEEFSTVLAEVEAALNSRPLVSASDCADDYCVLTPGHFLIGSELKSVPEPDVTNEKISIGERYKLTSQISQSFWKAWSKDYLTQLQVRNKWKTPCVDLCCNDIVLIKDENSPPLKWRMARVTETIDSSDSRVRAVTLKTSTGELRRPIHKLVKLPIEHK